The Equus przewalskii isolate Varuska chromosome 5, EquPr2, whole genome shotgun sequence genome window below encodes:
- the PCBP2 gene encoding poly(rC)-binding protein 2 isoform X28 has translation MDTGVIEGGLNVTLTIRLLMHGKEVGSIIGKKGESVKKMREESGARINISEGNCPERIITLAGPTNAIFKAFAMIIDKLEEDISSSMTNSTAASRPPVTLRLVVPASQCGSLIGKGGCKIKEIRESTGAQVQVAGDMLPNSTERAITIAGIPQSIIECVKQICVVMLESPPKGVTIPYRPKPSSSPVIFAGGQDRYSTGSDSASFPHTTPSMCLNPDLEGPPLELTKLHQLAMQQSHFPMTHGNTGFSGIESSSPEVKGYWGLDASAQTTSHELTIPNDLIGCIIGRQGAKINEIRQMSGAQIKIANPVEGSTDRQVTITGSAASISLAQYLINVRLSSETGGMGSS, from the exons ATGGACACCGGTGTGATTGAAGGTGGATTAAATGTCACTCTCACCATCCGGCTACTTATGCATGGAAAG GAAGTTGGCAGTATCATCGGAAAG AAAGGAGAATCGGTTAAGAAGATGCGCGAGGAG AGTGGTGCACGTATCAACATCTCAGAAGGGAATTGTCCTGAGAGAATTATTACTTTGGCTGGACCCACTAATGCCATCTTCAAAGCCTTTGCTATGATCATTGACAAACTGGAAGAG GACATCAGCAGCTCTATGACCAATAGCACAGCTGCCAGTAGACCCCCAGTCACCCTGAGGCTGGTGGTCCCTGCTAGTCAGTGTGGCTCTCTCATTGGGAAAGGTGGTTGCAAGATCAAGGAAATACGAGAG AGTACAGGGGCTCAGGTCCAGGTGGCAGGGGATATGCTCCCCAACTCAACTGAGCGGGCCATCACTATTGCTGGCATTCCGCAATCCATCATTGAGTGTGTGAAACAGATCTGCGTGGTCATGTTGGAG TCCCCCCCGAAGGGCGTGACCATCCCGTACCGGCCCAAGCCGTCCAGTTCTCCAGTCATCTTTGCAGGTGGTCAG GACAGGTACAGCACAGGCAGCGACAGTGCGAGCTTTCCCCACACCACCCCGTCCATGTGCCTCAACCCTGACCTGGAGGGACCACCTCTAGAG TTGACCAAGCTCCACCAGTTGGCAATGCAACAGTCTCATTTTCCCATGACGCATGGCAACACCGGATTCAGTG GCATTGAATCCAGCTCTCCAGAGGTGAAAGGCTATTGGg GTTTGGATGCATCTGCTCAGACTACTTCTCATGAACTCACCATTCCAAATGAT TTGATTGGCTGCATAATCGGGCGTCAGGGCGCCAAAATCAATGAGATCCGTCAGATGTCTGGGGCGCAGATCAAAATTGCGAACCCAGTGGAAGGATCTACTGATAGGCAGGTTACCATCACTGGATCTGCTGCCAGCATTAGCCTGGCTCAATATCTAATCAATGTCAG GCTTTCCTCGGAGACGGGTGGCATGGGGAGCAGCTAG
- the PCBP2 gene encoding poly(rC)-binding protein 2 isoform X2, which translates to MDTGVIEGGLNVTLTIRLLMHGKEVGSIIGKKGESVKKMREESGARINISEGNCPERIITLAGPTNAIFKAFAMIIDKLEEDISSSMTNSTAASRPPVTLRLVVPASQCGSLIGKGGCKIKEIRESTGAQVQVAGDMLPNSTERAITIAGIPQSIIECVKQICVVMLETLSQSPPKGVTIPYRPKPSSSPVIFAGGQDRYSTGSDSASFPHTTPSMCLNPDLEGPPLEAYTIQGQYAIPQPDLTKLHQLAMQQSHFPMTHGNTGFSGIESSSPEVKGYWGLDASAQTTSHELTIPNDLIGCIIGRQGAKINEIRQMSGAQIKIANPVEGSTDRQVTITGSAASISLAQYLINVSLENAKPSSQAASVTIPDHLSINLSQPSTPSSSSSSSTTTPSLATAGTSDAPSSLPNPLPTAPCVSSLLGMKPIPLLALNVVSAAKGTGASAATTTTSAVPCVTNKLKTEKQRFSPY; encoded by the exons ATGGACACCGGTGTGATTGAAGGTGGATTAAATGTCACTCTCACCATCCGGCTACTTATGCATGGAAAG GAAGTTGGCAGTATCATCGGAAAG AAAGGAGAATCGGTTAAGAAGATGCGCGAGGAG AGTGGTGCACGTATCAACATCTCAGAAGGGAATTGTCCTGAGAGAATTATTACTTTGGCTGGACCCACTAATGCCATCTTCAAAGCCTTTGCTATGATCATTGACAAACTGGAAGAG GACATCAGCAGCTCTATGACCAATAGCACAGCTGCCAGTAGACCCCCAGTCACCCTGAGGCTGGTGGTCCCTGCTAGTCAGTGTGGCTCTCTCATTGGGAAAGGTGGTTGCAAGATCAAGGAAATACGAGAG AGTACAGGGGCTCAGGTCCAGGTGGCAGGGGATATGCTCCCCAACTCAACTGAGCGGGCCATCACTATTGCTGGCATTCCGCAATCCATCATTGAGTGTGTGAAACAGATCTGCGTGGTCATGTTGGA gactcTCTCCCAGTCCCCCCCGAAGGGCGTGACCATCCCGTACCGGCCCAAGCCGTCCAGTTCTCCAGTCATCTTTGCAGGTGGTCAG GACAGGTACAGCACAGGCAGCGACAGTGCGAGCTTTCCCCACACCACCCCGTCCATGTGCCTCAACCCTGACCTGGAGGGACCACCTCTAGAG GCCTATACCATTCAAGGACAGTATGCCATTCCACAGCCAGAT TTGACCAAGCTCCACCAGTTGGCAATGCAACAGTCTCATTTTCCCATGACGCATGGCAACACCGGATTCAGTG GCATTGAATCCAGCTCTCCAGAGGTGAAAGGCTATTGGg GTTTGGATGCATCTGCTCAGACTACTTCTCATGAACTCACCATTCCAAATGAT TTGATTGGCTGCATAATCGGGCGTCAGGGCGCCAAAATCAATGAGATCCGTCAGATGTCTGGGGCGCAGATCAAAATTGCGAACCCAGTGGAAGGATCTACTGATAGGCAGGTTACCATCACTGGATCTGCTGCCAGCATTAGCCTGGCTCAATATCTAATCAATGTCAG TTTAGAAAACGCTAAACCCTCCTCCCAGGCAGCCTCCGTCACGATCCCTGATCACCTCAGCATCAACCTCTCTCAACCCTCcaccccttcttcttcttcttcctcctccaccaccaccccctcgCTCGCCACAGCGGGGACCTCCGACGCACCCTCCAGCCTCCCCAACCCTCTTCCGACCGCCCCTTGTGTCTCCAGTCTGCTTGGcatgaaacccatccctctcctGGCTCTAAATGTTGTGTCTGCTGCTAAGGGTACCGGGGCTtcagctgccaccaccaccacctctgctgTGCCATGTGTAACTAACAAACTGAAAACCGAGAAACAGAGATTCTCCCCCTACTGA
- the PCBP2 gene encoding poly(rC)-binding protein 2 isoform X5 gives MDTGVIEGGLNVTLTIRLLMHGKEVGSIIGKKGESVKKMREESGARINISEGNCPERIITLAGPTNAIFKAFAMIIDKLEEDISSSMTNSTAASRPPVTLRLVVPASQCGSLIGKGGCKIKEIRESTGAQVQVAGDMLPNSTERAITIAGIPQSIIECVKQICVVMLETLSQSPPKGVTIPYRPKPSSSPVIFAGGQDRYSTGSDSASFPHTTPSMCLNPDLEGPPLEAYTIQGQYAIPQPDLTKLHQLAMQQSHFPMTHGNTGFSAGLDASAQTTSHELTIPNDLIGCIIGRQGAKINEIRQMSGAQIKIANPVEGSTDRQVTITGSAASISLAQYLINVSLENAKPSSQAASVTIPDHLSINLSQPSTPSSSSSSSTTTPSLATAGTSDAPSSLPNPLPTAPCVSSLLGMKPIPLLALNVVSAAKGTGASAATTTTSAVPCVTNKLKTEKQRFSPY, from the exons ATGGACACCGGTGTGATTGAAGGTGGATTAAATGTCACTCTCACCATCCGGCTACTTATGCATGGAAAG GAAGTTGGCAGTATCATCGGAAAG AAAGGAGAATCGGTTAAGAAGATGCGCGAGGAG AGTGGTGCACGTATCAACATCTCAGAAGGGAATTGTCCTGAGAGAATTATTACTTTGGCTGGACCCACTAATGCCATCTTCAAAGCCTTTGCTATGATCATTGACAAACTGGAAGAG GACATCAGCAGCTCTATGACCAATAGCACAGCTGCCAGTAGACCCCCAGTCACCCTGAGGCTGGTGGTCCCTGCTAGTCAGTGTGGCTCTCTCATTGGGAAAGGTGGTTGCAAGATCAAGGAAATACGAGAG AGTACAGGGGCTCAGGTCCAGGTGGCAGGGGATATGCTCCCCAACTCAACTGAGCGGGCCATCACTATTGCTGGCATTCCGCAATCCATCATTGAGTGTGTGAAACAGATCTGCGTGGTCATGTTGGA gactcTCTCCCAGTCCCCCCCGAAGGGCGTGACCATCCCGTACCGGCCCAAGCCGTCCAGTTCTCCAGTCATCTTTGCAGGTGGTCAG GACAGGTACAGCACAGGCAGCGACAGTGCGAGCTTTCCCCACACCACCCCGTCCATGTGCCTCAACCCTGACCTGGAGGGACCACCTCTAGAG GCCTATACCATTCAAGGACAGTATGCCATTCCACAGCCAGAT TTGACCAAGCTCCACCAGTTGGCAATGCAACAGTCTCATTTTCCCATGACGCATGGCAACACCGGATTCAGTG CAGGTTTGGATGCATCTGCTCAGACTACTTCTCATGAACTCACCATTCCAAATGAT TTGATTGGCTGCATAATCGGGCGTCAGGGCGCCAAAATCAATGAGATCCGTCAGATGTCTGGGGCGCAGATCAAAATTGCGAACCCAGTGGAAGGATCTACTGATAGGCAGGTTACCATCACTGGATCTGCTGCCAGCATTAGCCTGGCTCAATATCTAATCAATGTCAG TTTAGAAAACGCTAAACCCTCCTCCCAGGCAGCCTCCGTCACGATCCCTGATCACCTCAGCATCAACCTCTCTCAACCCTCcaccccttcttcttcttcttcctcctccaccaccaccccctcgCTCGCCACAGCGGGGACCTCCGACGCACCCTCCAGCCTCCCCAACCCTCTTCCGACCGCCCCTTGTGTCTCCAGTCTGCTTGGcatgaaacccatccctctcctGGCTCTAAATGTTGTGTCTGCTGCTAAGGGTACCGGGGCTtcagctgccaccaccaccacctctgctgTGCCATGTGTAACTAACAAACTGAAAACCGAGAAACAGAGATTCTCCCCCTACTGA
- the PCBP2 gene encoding poly(rC)-binding protein 2 isoform X8 — protein MDTGVIEGGLNVTLTIRLLMHGKEVGSIIGKKGESVKKMREESGARINISEGNCPERIITLAGPTNAIFKAFAMIIDKLEEDISSSMTNSTAASRPPVTLRLVVPASQCGSLIGKGGCKIKEIRESTGAQVQVAGDMLPNSTERAITIAGIPQSIIECVKQICVVMLESPPKGVTIPYRPKPSSSPVIFAGGQDRYSTGSDSASFPHTTPSMCLNPDLEGPPLEAYTIQGQYAIPQPDLTKLHQLAMQQSHFPMTHGNTGFSAGLDASAQTTSHELTIPNDLIGCIIGRQGAKINEIRQMSGAQIKIANPVEGSTDRQVTITGSAASISLAQYLINVSLENAKPSSQAASVTIPDHLSINLSQPSTPSSSSSSSTTTPSLATAGTSDAPSSLPNPLPTAPCVSSLLGMKPIPLLALNVVSAAKGTGASAATTTTSAVPCVTNKLKTEKQRFSPY, from the exons ATGGACACCGGTGTGATTGAAGGTGGATTAAATGTCACTCTCACCATCCGGCTACTTATGCATGGAAAG GAAGTTGGCAGTATCATCGGAAAG AAAGGAGAATCGGTTAAGAAGATGCGCGAGGAG AGTGGTGCACGTATCAACATCTCAGAAGGGAATTGTCCTGAGAGAATTATTACTTTGGCTGGACCCACTAATGCCATCTTCAAAGCCTTTGCTATGATCATTGACAAACTGGAAGAG GACATCAGCAGCTCTATGACCAATAGCACAGCTGCCAGTAGACCCCCAGTCACCCTGAGGCTGGTGGTCCCTGCTAGTCAGTGTGGCTCTCTCATTGGGAAAGGTGGTTGCAAGATCAAGGAAATACGAGAG AGTACAGGGGCTCAGGTCCAGGTGGCAGGGGATATGCTCCCCAACTCAACTGAGCGGGCCATCACTATTGCTGGCATTCCGCAATCCATCATTGAGTGTGTGAAACAGATCTGCGTGGTCATGTTGGAG TCCCCCCCGAAGGGCGTGACCATCCCGTACCGGCCCAAGCCGTCCAGTTCTCCAGTCATCTTTGCAGGTGGTCAG GACAGGTACAGCACAGGCAGCGACAGTGCGAGCTTTCCCCACACCACCCCGTCCATGTGCCTCAACCCTGACCTGGAGGGACCACCTCTAGAG GCCTATACCATTCAAGGACAGTATGCCATTCCACAGCCAGAT TTGACCAAGCTCCACCAGTTGGCAATGCAACAGTCTCATTTTCCCATGACGCATGGCAACACCGGATTCAGTG CAGGTTTGGATGCATCTGCTCAGACTACTTCTCATGAACTCACCATTCCAAATGAT TTGATTGGCTGCATAATCGGGCGTCAGGGCGCCAAAATCAATGAGATCCGTCAGATGTCTGGGGCGCAGATCAAAATTGCGAACCCAGTGGAAGGATCTACTGATAGGCAGGTTACCATCACTGGATCTGCTGCCAGCATTAGCCTGGCTCAATATCTAATCAATGTCAG TTTAGAAAACGCTAAACCCTCCTCCCAGGCAGCCTCCGTCACGATCCCTGATCACCTCAGCATCAACCTCTCTCAACCCTCcaccccttcttcttcttcttcctcctccaccaccaccccctcgCTCGCCACAGCGGGGACCTCCGACGCACCCTCCAGCCTCCCCAACCCTCTTCCGACCGCCCCTTGTGTCTCCAGTCTGCTTGGcatgaaacccatccctctcctGGCTCTAAATGTTGTGTCTGCTGCTAAGGGTACCGGGGCTtcagctgccaccaccaccacctctgctgTGCCATGTGTAACTAACAAACTGAAAACCGAGAAACAGAGATTCTCCCCCTACTGA
- the PCBP2 gene encoding poly(rC)-binding protein 2 isoform X29 yields the protein MDTGVIEGGLNVTLTIRLLMHGKEVGSIIGKKGESVKKMREESGARINISEGNCPERIITLAGPTNAIFKAFAMIIDKLEEDISSSMTNSTAASRPPVTLRLVVPASQCGSLIGKGGCKIKEIRESTGAQVQVAGDMLPNSTERAITIAGIPQSIIECVKQICVVMLETLSQSPPKGVTIPYRPKPSSSPVIFAGGQAYTIQGQYAIPQPDLTKLHQLAMQQSHFPMTHGNTGFSGIESSSPEVKGYWAGLDASAQTTSHELTIPNDLIGCIIGRQGAKINEIRQMSGAQIKIANPVEGSTDRQVTITGSAASISLAQYLINVRLSSETGGMGSS from the exons ATGGACACCGGTGTGATTGAAGGTGGATTAAATGTCACTCTCACCATCCGGCTACTTATGCATGGAAAG GAAGTTGGCAGTATCATCGGAAAG AAAGGAGAATCGGTTAAGAAGATGCGCGAGGAG AGTGGTGCACGTATCAACATCTCAGAAGGGAATTGTCCTGAGAGAATTATTACTTTGGCTGGACCCACTAATGCCATCTTCAAAGCCTTTGCTATGATCATTGACAAACTGGAAGAG GACATCAGCAGCTCTATGACCAATAGCACAGCTGCCAGTAGACCCCCAGTCACCCTGAGGCTGGTGGTCCCTGCTAGTCAGTGTGGCTCTCTCATTGGGAAAGGTGGTTGCAAGATCAAGGAAATACGAGAG AGTACAGGGGCTCAGGTCCAGGTGGCAGGGGATATGCTCCCCAACTCAACTGAGCGGGCCATCACTATTGCTGGCATTCCGCAATCCATCATTGAGTGTGTGAAACAGATCTGCGTGGTCATGTTGGA gactcTCTCCCAGTCCCCCCCGAAGGGCGTGACCATCCCGTACCGGCCCAAGCCGTCCAGTTCTCCAGTCATCTTTGCAGGTGGTCAG GCCTATACCATTCAAGGACAGTATGCCATTCCACAGCCAGAT TTGACCAAGCTCCACCAGTTGGCAATGCAACAGTCTCATTTTCCCATGACGCATGGCAACACCGGATTCAGTG GCATTGAATCCAGCTCTCCAGAGGTGAAAGGCTATTGGg CAGGTTTGGATGCATCTGCTCAGACTACTTCTCATGAACTCACCATTCCAAATGAT TTGATTGGCTGCATAATCGGGCGTCAGGGCGCCAAAATCAATGAGATCCGTCAGATGTCTGGGGCGCAGATCAAAATTGCGAACCCAGTGGAAGGATCTACTGATAGGCAGGTTACCATCACTGGATCTGCTGCCAGCATTAGCCTGGCTCAATATCTAATCAATGTCAG GCTTTCCTCGGAGACGGGTGGCATGGGGAGCAGCTAG